The following are from one region of the Hydrogenophaga sp. BPS33 genome:
- a CDS encoding response regulator transcription factor — protein MSLIPKKGTVYVVDDDEAVRDSLQWLLEGKDFRVRCFESAEAFLSRYDAREVACLIADIRMGGMTGMELQERLIERQSPLPIVFITGHGDVPMAVESMKKGALDFIQKPFKEDQLVTLVERMLERARDAFATHQQAVSRDALLSKLTSREAQVLERIVAGRLNKQIADDLGISIKTVEAHRANIMEKLGANTVADLLKIALGQTPAKA, from the coding sequence ATGAGTTTGATCCCCAAAAAAGGTACCGTCTATGTCGTCGATGACGACGAGGCGGTGCGCGACTCTCTGCAATGGCTTCTCGAGGGCAAAGATTTCCGGGTCCGATGTTTCGAATCCGCCGAGGCCTTTCTCAGCCGGTACGACGCCCGGGAAGTGGCTTGCCTGATTGCCGACATCCGCATGGGTGGCATGACCGGCATGGAATTGCAGGAACGCCTGATCGAGCGCCAGTCGCCCTTGCCCATCGTGTTCATCACGGGCCATGGCGATGTTCCCATGGCGGTGGAATCCATGAAGAAGGGCGCGCTCGATTTCATCCAGAAGCCTTTCAAGGAAGACCAACTGGTCACCCTGGTCGAACGCATGCTGGAGCGCGCGCGGGACGCATTTGCCACGCACCAGCAAGCCGTCAGCCGAGACGCCCTGCTCTCCAAGCTGACCAGCCGGGAAGCACAGGTGCTCGAGCGCATCGTCGCCGGACGGCTGAACAAACAGATCGCCGACGACCTGGGTATCAGCATCAAGACGGTGGAAGCGCACCGCGCCAACATCATGGAAAAGCTCGGCGCCAATACCGTGGCCGATCTGCTCAAGATCGCGCTGGGCCAAACCCCTGCGAAGGCCTGA
- a CDS encoding DUF4149 domain-containing protein: MPRRLCLLTAALWWGGITALSFLAVPVLFASLGSPALAGPVAAKLFSMQSYAGLLLGLLLLVLLRQGRASGHPPDAATLTTLGFVLLAMLLALLQEFGVAHKIVTARASGGNLRLWHGIGSAMVLGQWLCSGIVLWRLSASSNRPG; encoded by the coding sequence ATGCCACGGCGCCTGTGCCTGTTGACCGCTGCACTGTGGTGGGGTGGCATCACCGCGCTGAGTTTCCTGGCGGTGCCGGTGTTGTTCGCGAGCTTGGGCAGTCCGGCGCTGGCGGGGCCTGTGGCGGCGAAGCTGTTTTCCATGCAGAGCTATGCGGGCCTGCTGCTCGGCTTGCTGCTGCTGGTGTTGCTGCGCCAGGGCCGCGCGAGCGGCCATCCACCCGATGCGGCCACCCTCACCACGCTGGGCTTCGTGCTCCTGGCCATGTTGCTGGCGCTGTTGCAGGAGTTTGGCGTGGCGCACAAGATCGTCACCGCGCGCGCCAGCGGTGGCAATCTGCGGTTGTGGCACGGCATAGGCTCGGCCATGGTACTGGGTCAGTGGCTATGCTCGGGGATCGTCTTGTGGCGACTGAGCGCCAGCTCAAACCGACCCGGTTAG
- the aceF gene encoding dihydrolipoyllysine-residue acetyltransferase, with amino-acid sequence MATIDVQVPDIGDFDEVAVIELLVKVGDTVKAEQSLITVESDKASMEIPSSAAGVVKELKVAIGDKVKQGSVVLVLEAAGEAAAAPAPAPAAAPAQAAPAVAPAAAAAPASAPAPAPAAAGPVDVKVPDIGDFKDVAVIELLVKPGDTVKVEQSLITVESDKASMEIPSSAAGVLKELKVQVGDKINIGDLIAIVEGAAAAPTPAPAAAAPVSAAPAAAAPTTEPAPQAAAPAAAPAHNPTAIAVGLPHASPSVRKFARELGVPLDEIKGSGPKGRIVLEDIQNFTKAVMGGAAQTRAQAAKAPAGGGADGAALGLIPWPKVDFAKFGPIERKELGRIKKISGANLLRNAVMIPAVTNHDDADITELETFRVSTNKENEKSGIKVTMLAFLIKACVAALKKFPEFNSSLDGDALVLKQYWHIGFAADTPNGLMVPVLKDADKKGVLQISQEMGELAKKAREGKLSPAEMSGATFTISSLGGIGGRYFTPIINAPEVAILGVCKSQMEPVWDGKVFQPRLMLPLSLTWDHRVIDGAAAARFNAYLGQILSDFRRVLL; translated from the coding sequence ATGGCAACGATTGATGTGCAAGTGCCCGACATCGGGGACTTCGACGAGGTGGCGGTCATCGAACTGCTGGTGAAGGTGGGTGACACGGTCAAGGCCGAGCAGTCGCTGATCACGGTGGAGTCGGACAAGGCCTCGATGGAGATTCCGTCGAGCGCGGCCGGCGTGGTCAAGGAGCTCAAGGTCGCGATCGGTGACAAGGTGAAGCAGGGCTCGGTGGTCTTGGTGCTGGAGGCTGCGGGTGAAGCGGCTGCGGCCCCTGCACCAGCGCCCGCCGCTGCCCCCGCTCAGGCAGCTCCGGCTGTTGCGCCTGCCGCTGCTGCGGCCCCTGCGTCGGCCCCGGCCCCGGCACCTGCTGCGGCCGGCCCGGTCGACGTCAAGGTCCCCGACATCGGCGACTTCAAGGACGTGGCGGTGATCGAGCTGCTGGTCAAACCCGGTGACACGGTGAAGGTGGAGCAATCGCTGATCACGGTGGAGTCCGACAAGGCGTCGATGGAGATCCCGTCGAGCGCGGCCGGTGTGCTCAAGGAGCTCAAGGTCCAGGTGGGCGACAAGATCAACATCGGTGACCTGATCGCGATCGTGGAAGGTGCTGCGGCAGCACCCACGCCGGCGCCAGCGGCTGCTGCTCCCGTATCGGCGGCCCCTGCAGCGGCGGCACCGACAACGGAACCCGCACCGCAAGCCGCAGCGCCTGCGGCCGCCCCCGCGCACAACCCGACGGCCATCGCCGTCGGCCTGCCGCACGCCTCACCCTCGGTGCGCAAATTCGCGCGCGAGCTCGGCGTGCCGCTGGACGAGATCAAAGGCAGTGGGCCCAAGGGCCGCATCGTGCTCGAGGACATCCAGAACTTCACCAAAGCCGTGATGGGCGGGGCCGCGCAGACCAGGGCGCAGGCGGCCAAGGCGCCGGCCGGCGGTGGTGCCGATGGCGCGGCCCTGGGCCTGATCCCCTGGCCCAAGGTCGACTTTGCCAAGTTCGGCCCGATCGAGCGCAAGGAACTGGGGCGCATCAAGAAGATCAGCGGCGCCAACCTGCTGCGCAACGCGGTGATGATCCCGGCGGTCACCAACCACGACGACGCCGACATCACCGAACTCGAAACCTTCCGGGTGTCGACCAACAAGGAAAACGAGAAGAGCGGCATCAAGGTGACGATGCTGGCCTTCCTGATCAAGGCCTGCGTGGCCGCGCTCAAGAAATTCCCCGAGTTCAACAGCTCGCTCGACGGCGATGCCTTGGTGCTCAAGCAGTACTGGCATATCGGCTTTGCGGCCGACACGCCCAACGGGCTGATGGTGCCGGTGCTCAAGGACGCGGACAAGAAAGGCGTGCTGCAGATCAGCCAGGAAATGGGCGAACTGGCCAAGAAGGCGCGCGAAGGCAAGCTCAGCCCGGCCGAGATGAGCGGAGCGACCTTCACCATCTCCAGCCTGGGCGGCATCGGTGGGCGCTACTTCACGCCCATCATCAACGCGCCCGAAGTGGCCATCCTGGGTGTGTGCAAGAGCCAGATGGAGCCGGTGTGGGATGGCAAGGTGTTCCAGCCGCGCCTGATGCTGCCGCTTTCGCTCACCTGGGACCACCGCGTGATCGATGGGGCGGCGGCGGCACGCTTCAATGCGTATCTCGGCCAGATCCTCAGCGACTTCCGTCGCGTCTTGCTCTAA
- the aceE gene encoding pyruvate dehydrogenase (acetyl-transferring), homodimeric type, with product MSANDALNGRGATDADAQETREWTEALAAVIEKEGPERAHFLLENLLEEARQHSIDMPFSANTGYVNTIEVDQEASCPGNIAIEKRLRAYMRWNAMAMVVRANRLNPADGGDLGGHIGSFASVASMFGAGFNHFWHAANEKHGGDLLYIQGHSSPGIYARAYLEGRLTEEQLDNFRQEVDGKGLSSYPHPKLMPEFWQFPTVSMGLGPLMAIYQARFLKYLHARGIADTADRKVWVFCGDGEMDEPESLGAIGLAARENLDNLVFVVNCNLQRLDGPVRGNGKIVQELESEFRGSGWNVIKLLWGNGWDTLLARDKSGKLKQLMMETLDGDYQAMKANDGAFVRKNFFGKYPETAKLVENMTDEEVFELRRGGHEPTKVYAAFHAANEKKGQPTVLLVKTVKGYGMGKAGEGKNTVHQTKKLSDEDIKYIRDRFNIPIPDSQLAEIPYYKPADDTPEMKYLHERRAALGGYLPKRLPKAEESFTVPALETFKAVLEPTAEGREISTTQAYVRFLTQLLRDQALGPRVVPILVDEARTFGMEGLFRQIGIYNPKGQLYTPVDRDQVMYYKEDKGGQILQEGINEAGGMASWIAAATSYSTNNRIMIPFYVYYSMFGFQRIGDLAWAAGDMQARGFLLGGTSGRTTLNGEGLQHEDGHSHILAGTIPNCISYDPTFAHEVGVILHHGLKRMVEKQENVFYYLTLLNENYAMPGLQPGTEEQIIKGMYYCKQAPALKKDAPAVQLLGSGTILRESIAAQELLEKDWGVSAGVWSCPSFNELARDGQDAERWNLLHPTETARVPFVAQQLSATTGPVVASTDYMKNYAEQIRPFIPKDRTYKVLGTDGFGRSDFRSKLREHFEINRHYIVLAALKALSEDGKVPVAKVAEAIKKYGINADKVNPLYA from the coding sequence ATGTCAGCGAACGACGCTCTGAATGGCCGTGGCGCCACGGATGCCGATGCCCAGGAAACCCGTGAATGGACGGAGGCGCTGGCCGCCGTGATTGAAAAGGAAGGGCCTGAGCGCGCGCACTTTCTGTTGGAAAACTTGCTGGAAGAAGCCCGTCAGCACAGCATCGATATGCCGTTCTCGGCCAATACCGGCTACGTGAACACCATTGAGGTGGACCAGGAGGCGAGCTGCCCGGGAAACATCGCGATCGAAAAGCGCCTGCGCGCCTACATGCGCTGGAACGCCATGGCGATGGTGGTGCGCGCCAACCGCCTGAATCCGGCCGACGGTGGCGACCTGGGTGGCCACATCGGCTCGTTTGCCTCGGTGGCCAGCATGTTCGGCGCCGGGTTCAACCACTTCTGGCATGCCGCGAATGAAAAGCATGGCGGGGACCTGCTCTACATTCAGGGCCACAGCTCGCCCGGCATCTACGCTCGCGCCTACCTCGAAGGCCGCCTCACCGAAGAGCAGCTCGACAACTTCCGGCAGGAAGTAGACGGCAAGGGCCTCTCCAGCTACCCGCACCCCAAGCTGATGCCCGAGTTCTGGCAGTTCCCCACGGTGTCGATGGGCCTGGGCCCGCTGATGGCGATTTACCAGGCGCGCTTTCTCAAGTACTTGCATGCCCGTGGCATTGCCGACACCGCCGACCGCAAGGTCTGGGTGTTCTGCGGCGACGGTGAAATGGACGAACCCGAGTCGCTGGGCGCCATCGGCCTGGCCGCGCGCGAGAACCTCGACAACCTGGTCTTCGTCGTCAACTGCAATCTGCAGCGTCTGGACGGCCCGGTGCGCGGCAACGGCAAGATCGTGCAGGAGCTCGAAAGCGAATTCCGCGGCAGTGGCTGGAACGTGATCAAGCTGCTCTGGGGCAATGGCTGGGACACTTTGCTCGCGCGCGACAAGAGCGGCAAGCTCAAGCAGCTCATGATGGAAACGCTGGACGGCGACTACCAGGCCATGAAGGCCAACGACGGCGCCTTTGTGCGCAAGAATTTCTTCGGCAAATACCCCGAGACCGCCAAGCTGGTCGAGAACATGACCGACGAAGAGGTGTTCGAGCTGCGCCGGGGTGGCCATGAGCCGACCAAGGTGTACGCCGCCTTCCACGCCGCCAACGAGAAGAAGGGCCAGCCCACTGTGTTGCTGGTCAAGACCGTCAAGGGCTATGGCATGGGCAAGGCCGGTGAAGGCAAGAACACCGTGCACCAGACCAAGAAGCTGTCGGACGAAGACATCAAGTACATCCGCGACCGCTTCAATATCCCGATTCCGGACAGCCAGCTGGCCGAGATCCCGTATTACAAGCCGGCCGATGACACGCCGGAAATGAAGTACCTGCACGAGCGCCGTGCAGCCTTGGGCGGTTACCTGCCCAAGCGCCTTCCCAAGGCCGAAGAGAGCTTTACCGTGCCAGCACTGGAAACGTTCAAGGCGGTGCTGGAGCCCACGGCCGAAGGCCGTGAAATCTCGACCACGCAGGCCTACGTGCGCTTCCTCACGCAGCTGTTGCGCGACCAGGCCCTCGGTCCGCGCGTGGTGCCCATCCTGGTGGACGAGGCGCGCACCTTCGGCATGGAAGGCCTGTTCCGCCAGATCGGCATCTACAACCCCAAAGGCCAGCTCTACACCCCGGTCGATCGCGACCAGGTGATGTACTACAAGGAAGACAAGGGCGGCCAGATCCTGCAGGAAGGCATCAACGAAGCCGGTGGCATGGCCAGCTGGATCGCGGCGGCCACGAGCTACAGCACGAACAACCGGATCATGATCCCGTTCTACGTGTACTACTCGATGTTCGGCTTCCAGCGCATTGGCGATCTGGCCTGGGCGGCGGGTGACATGCAGGCACGGGGCTTCCTGCTGGGCGGCACCTCGGGCCGCACCACGCTCAACGGCGAAGGCCTGCAGCACGAAGACGGCCACAGCCACATCCTGGCCGGCACGATCCCGAACTGCATCAGCTACGACCCCACCTTCGCGCACGAGGTCGGTGTGATCCTGCACCACGGCTTGAAGCGCATGGTCGAGAAGCAGGAAAACGTTTTCTATTACCTGACGCTGCTCAACGAGAACTACGCCATGCCGGGCCTTCAGCCGGGCACGGAGGAGCAGATCATCAAGGGCATGTATTACTGCAAGCAGGCGCCCGCGCTCAAGAAGGACGCGCCGGCGGTTCAGCTGTTGGGCAGCGGCACCATCCTGCGCGAAAGCATCGCCGCGCAGGAACTGCTGGAGAAAGACTGGGGCGTGAGCGCCGGCGTGTGGAGCTGCCCGAGCTTCAACGAGCTGGCCCGCGACGGCCAGGACGCCGAACGCTGGAACCTGCTGCACCCCACCGAGACCGCGCGCGTGCCGTTCGTGGCGCAGCAGTTGAGCGCCACCACCGGCCCGGTGGTGGCCTCCACCGACTACATGAAGAACTACGCGGAACAGATCCGCCCCTTCATTCCCAAGGACCGCACCTACAAGGTGCTGGGCACCGATGGCTTCGGCCGCAGCGATTTCCGCAGCAAGCTGCGCGAGCACTTCGAGATCAACCGCCATTACATCGTCCTGGCCGCGCTCAAGGCGCTGAGCGAGGACGGCAAGGTGCCGGTGGCCAAGGTGGCCGAGGCGATCAAGAAGTACGGCATCAACGCCGACAAAGTGAACCCGCTCTACGCCTAA
- the lpdA gene encoding dihydrolipoyl dehydrogenase: MATIDIQVPDIGDFDEVSVIELLVKAGDTVKAEQSLITVESDKASMEIPSSQGGVVKELKVKLGDKVKQGSVVLTLEAEGAGAAAAAPAAPTAAAAPVPPPQPAPSGGGSPAPAPTAASFAGSADLECDVLVLGGGPGGYSAAFRAADLGLKVVLVERYATLGGVCLNVGCIPSKALLHVAAVMDEVSHMADLGVEFGRPVVNIEKLRGHKEKVIGKLTGGLAAMAKMRKVTTVRGVGSFVGANHLEVEETNGAKGQEKTGKKQVIAFKKAIIAAGSQAVRLPFMPDDPRVVDSTGALELKEVPKRMLILGGGIIGLEMGTVYSTLGARLDVVEMLDGLMQGADRDLVKIWQKMNAKRFDNIMLKTKTVGAKATPAGIEVTFAAAEEGGKAPEPQTYDLVLQAVGRTPNGKKIGAEKAGVAVSDRGFINVDIQMRTNVPNIFAIGDIVGQPMLAHKAVHEAHVAAEVIAGELQGNQELASAAFNARVIPSVAYTDPEVAWVGLTEDQAKAQGIKVKKGLFPWTASGRAIANGRDEGVTKLLFDDSPEAHGHGRILGGGMVGTHAGDMIGEIALAIEMGADAVDIGKTIHPHPTLGESIGMAAEIAHGSCTDVPPQRK; this comes from the coding sequence ATGGCAACGATCGACATTCAAGTTCCCGATATCGGTGATTTTGACGAAGTGTCTGTGATTGAGTTGCTGGTGAAAGCCGGTGACACGGTCAAGGCAGAGCAAAGCCTGATCACGGTGGAGTCCGACAAGGCCTCCATGGAGATACCATCGTCGCAAGGTGGTGTGGTCAAGGAGCTCAAGGTCAAGCTGGGCGACAAGGTCAAGCAGGGCAGTGTGGTGCTCACGCTGGAGGCCGAGGGTGCGGGCGCGGCTGCGGCGGCACCTGCCGCGCCGACGGCCGCTGCGGCTCCCGTACCCCCACCCCAACCCGCCCCCAGCGGGGGAGGGAGCCCTGCGCCCGCGCCGACCGCCGCCAGCTTCGCCGGCAGTGCCGACCTCGAATGCGACGTGCTCGTGCTCGGTGGCGGCCCGGGCGGTTACAGCGCGGCCTTCCGCGCGGCCGACCTGGGGCTCAAGGTCGTGCTGGTGGAGCGCTACGCCACGCTGGGCGGCGTCTGCCTCAACGTGGGCTGCATCCCTTCCAAGGCGCTGCTGCACGTGGCCGCGGTGATGGACGAGGTGAGCCACATGGCCGATCTGGGTGTCGAATTCGGCCGACCGGTGGTCAACATCGAGAAGCTGCGCGGCCACAAGGAAAAGGTCATCGGCAAACTCACCGGCGGGCTGGCGGCGATGGCCAAGATGCGCAAGGTCACCACCGTGCGCGGCGTGGGCAGCTTTGTCGGAGCCAACCACCTCGAAGTGGAGGAAACCAACGGTGCCAAAGGCCAGGAGAAAACCGGCAAGAAGCAGGTCATCGCCTTCAAGAAAGCCATCATTGCCGCCGGCTCGCAAGCCGTGCGCCTGCCCTTCATGCCCGACGATCCCCGCGTGGTCGACAGCACCGGCGCGCTCGAACTCAAGGAAGTGCCCAAGCGCATGCTGATCCTGGGTGGCGGCATCATCGGCTTGGAAATGGGCACGGTGTACAGCACGCTGGGCGCGCGCCTGGACGTGGTGGAAATGCTCGATGGCCTGATGCAGGGCGCCGACCGTGACCTGGTGAAGATCTGGCAGAAGATGAACGCCAAGCGCTTCGACAACATCATGTTGAAGACCAAGACGGTGGGCGCGAAGGCCACGCCGGCGGGCATCGAAGTGACGTTTGCCGCCGCCGAAGAGGGCGGCAAGGCGCCCGAACCACAGACCTACGACCTCGTGCTGCAGGCCGTGGGCCGCACGCCCAACGGCAAGAAGATCGGCGCGGAGAAGGCCGGTGTGGCGGTGTCGGACCGTGGCTTCATCAACGTCGACATCCAGATGCGCACCAACGTGCCGAACATCTTCGCCATCGGCGACATCGTGGGCCAGCCGATGCTGGCGCACAAGGCGGTGCACGAGGCGCACGTGGCCGCCGAGGTGATCGCTGGCGAACTGCAAGGCAACCAGGAGCTGGCCAGCGCGGCGTTCAACGCGCGGGTGATCCCCAGCGTGGCCTACACCGATCCGGAAGTGGCCTGGGTGGGCTTGACCGAGGACCAGGCCAAGGCGCAAGGCATCAAGGTGAAGAAGGGCTTGTTCCCCTGGACGGCGTCGGGGCGTGCCATTGCCAACGGGCGCGACGAGGGCGTGACCAAGCTGCTGTTCGACGACTCGCCCGAGGCCCACGGGCACGGCCGGATCCTGGGGGGTGGCATGGTGGGCACGCACGCGGGCGACATGATCGGCGAGATCGCCCTGGCCATCGAGATGGGCGCGGACGCGGTGGACATTGGCAAGACCATCCACCCGCACCCCACGCTGGGCGAGAGCATCGGCATGGCCGCCGAGATCGCCCACGGCTCCTGCACCGACGTGCCGCCTCAGCGCAAGTAG
- the folD gene encoding bifunctional methylenetetrahydrofolate dehydrogenase/methenyltetrahydrofolate cyclohydrolase FolD, with translation MTAQLIDGNALSRQLRADVGARVTALKAKGITPGLAVVLVGDNPASQVYVRNKVKACEDTGMHSVLERWPATLSEADLLARVDALNQDKSIHGILVQLPLPAHIDAQKVIEAISPAKDVDGFHIASAGALMTGMPGFWPCTPYGCMKMLESIGYELKGRHAVVIGRSNIVGKPMALMLLQQNATVTICHSGTRDLKALTLQADVIVAAVGKRNVLTADMVKPGAVVLDVGMNRNDEGKLCGDVDFEGVKEVAGWITPVPGGVGPMTITMLMVNTLESAERCVG, from the coding sequence ATGACCGCCCAATTGATCGACGGCAATGCCCTCTCCCGCCAACTGCGCGCCGACGTCGGCGCGCGCGTCACCGCCCTCAAGGCCAAAGGCATCACGCCCGGCCTGGCCGTGGTCCTCGTCGGTGACAACCCCGCCTCACAGGTCTACGTGCGCAACAAGGTCAAGGCCTGCGAAGACACGGGCATGCATTCGGTGCTCGAACGCTGGCCCGCCACGCTCAGCGAGGCCGACCTGCTGGCACGCGTGGACGCGCTGAACCAGGACAAGAGCATCCACGGCATCCTGGTTCAGTTGCCCTTGCCCGCGCACATCGACGCACAGAAGGTGATCGAGGCCATATCACCAGCCAAGGACGTGGACGGTTTCCACATCGCCAGCGCAGGGGCACTCATGACAGGCATGCCTGGCTTCTGGCCCTGCACGCCGTACGGCTGCATGAAGATGCTGGAGAGCATCGGCTACGAACTCAAGGGCAGGCATGCCGTGGTGATCGGCCGCAGCAACATCGTCGGCAAACCCATGGCCTTGATGCTGCTGCAGCAAAACGCGACCGTGACCATCTGCCACAGCGGCACGCGCGATCTGAAGGCCCTGACACTGCAGGCCGATGTGATCGTGGCCGCCGTCGGCAAGCGCAACGTGCTCACCGCCGACATGGTCAAGCCGGGCGCGGTGGTTCTTGACGTCGGCATGAACCGAAACGACGAGGGCAAGCTCTGCGGAGACGTCGACTTCGAAGGCGTGAAGGAAGTGGCCGGCTGGATCACGCCAGTGCCCGGTGGCGTCGGTCCCATGACGATCACCATGCTGATGGTGAACACGCTCGAGTCGGCCGAGCGGTGCGTGGGCTAA
- a CDS encoding PAS domain-containing sensor histidine kinase: MILQPLNPSSSTPQAQAVWWKRWWRRLPPSRQDRFATLGPLLAVLLFLSAIVVAITYLRYEELEREQEAVTRDVEYAQQRLRLRLLERQEQLMRLAREVGNKEIEIEEFEFQVESLVSQFPEMLAISWVDARRSVQASYVSPSAPAALVRPAGSTLSPGETDGSFELARDLRQPIYSRPLGEDARNATLMLHVPLAEQGRFAGTIMGEYSIDGLLRFGIPPEIMARYAVALMDDRGRVLAGSLQTPSSVLRLLPWSNPPLEHEVPVSPVGNGLLLKAQGYRTSQDIVGSGFFWVIGALSALTVWMLLGTWRHTRRRVQAQQALVAETNFRRAMENSMLTGMRALDMQGRITYVNPAFCSMTGWTEGELVGRTAPFPYWPDTEHDQLAARLEDELRGRSTPGGFEVHVRRRDGSIFDARMYVSPLIDPKGHQTGWMTSMTDITEPKRIREELTASYERFTTVLESLDSAVSVAPLGSDEMLFANKMYRLWFGTRGQGHRHLVDLARNQPSPSPDDGDAVDAFAGMPTETLTDAGSENAEVFVEELDRWLEVRTRYLTWVDGRLAQMVIASDITPRRNAEEQASRQAERAQTASRLITMGEMASSVAHELNQPLTAISNYCNGMISRVSEQRISTDELLGALEKTARQAQRAGQIIQRIRAFVKRSEPNPTLSDVAQMVSNAIELAEIELRRHQVRLSPYVAARLPPLIVDPILIEQVLINLLKNAGEAIAQAGRAPGERYVELRVGPRRLDDEDVVEFSVRDSGNGVPDEMIERIYEAFYSTKSEGMGIGLKLCRSIVESHHGRMQVQNIYNGEEVVGCCFSFWIPVVSRLHIQNMSNEPSMESLTDTERAR; the protein is encoded by the coding sequence ATGATTCTCCAACCCCTCAACCCCTCGTCGTCTACACCACAGGCCCAGGCGGTCTGGTGGAAACGCTGGTGGCGGCGCCTGCCGCCATCCCGCCAGGATCGCTTCGCCACGCTCGGCCCCTTGCTCGCCGTGCTGCTCTTCCTCTCGGCCATCGTCGTGGCTATCACTTACCTGCGCTACGAGGAACTGGAACGCGAACAGGAGGCGGTGACCCGTGACGTCGAATACGCCCAGCAACGCCTGCGCCTGCGTCTGCTGGAGCGGCAGGAACAGCTCATGCGTCTGGCCCGCGAGGTGGGCAACAAAGAGATCGAGATCGAGGAATTCGAGTTCCAGGTGGAGTCCCTGGTCAGCCAATTCCCGGAGATGCTTGCGATCAGTTGGGTCGATGCACGGCGCAGCGTGCAGGCCAGCTATGTATCGCCCAGTGCGCCTGCGGCGCTGGTGCGCCCTGCAGGCAGCACGCTCAGCCCCGGCGAAACCGATGGTTCTTTTGAACTGGCACGCGATTTGCGCCAGCCCATCTACTCCAGGCCACTGGGCGAAGACGCGCGCAACGCCACGCTGATGCTGCATGTACCGCTGGCCGAGCAAGGCCGCTTTGCCGGCACCATCATGGGCGAATACTCGATCGACGGCCTGCTGCGCTTTGGCATTCCCCCCGAAATCATGGCGCGCTATGCCGTCGCGCTGATGGACGACCGAGGCCGGGTGTTGGCAGGCAGCCTGCAGACGCCGTCCAGCGTGTTGCGCCTGCTGCCCTGGTCCAATCCGCCGCTGGAACACGAAGTGCCGGTCTCTCCTGTGGGCAATGGCCTGCTTCTCAAGGCCCAGGGCTACCGGACGTCCCAGGACATCGTGGGCAGCGGCTTCTTCTGGGTCATCGGCGCGCTCTCGGCGCTCACGGTCTGGATGCTGCTGGGTACCTGGCGCCACACACGGCGGCGCGTGCAGGCCCAGCAGGCCCTGGTGGCCGAGACCAACTTCCGCCGTGCCATGGAGAACTCCATGCTGACCGGCATGCGCGCACTCGACATGCAGGGGCGCATCACCTACGTGAACCCCGCCTTTTGCTCCATGACCGGATGGACCGAGGGGGAACTGGTCGGCCGCACCGCGCCGTTTCCCTATTGGCCCGACACCGAACACGACCAACTCGCCGCACGCCTGGAAGATGAGCTGCGGGGTCGCTCGACCCCCGGTGGGTTCGAGGTGCACGTGAGGCGCCGCGACGGCAGCATCTTCGACGCCCGCATGTACGTCTCGCCCCTGATCGACCCCAAAGGGCATCAGACGGGGTGGATGACCTCCATGACGGACATCACCGAGCCCAAGCGCATTCGCGAAGAACTCACGGCATCGTACGAGCGCTTCACCACGGTGCTGGAAAGCCTGGATTCGGCGGTCTCCGTGGCGCCGCTGGGCAGCGATGAAATGCTGTTCGCCAACAAGATGTACCGGCTCTGGTTTGGCACGCGCGGCCAGGGCCACCGGCATCTGGTCGATCTGGCGCGCAACCAACCTTCGCCCAGCCCCGACGATGGCGACGCGGTGGACGCGTTCGCGGGCATGCCCACGGAAACACTCACCGACGCGGGATCGGAGAACGCCGAGGTGTTCGTAGAAGAACTCGACCGCTGGCTCGAGGTTCGCACGCGCTACCTCACCTGGGTCGATGGGCGCCTGGCGCAGATGGTGATCGCCAGCGACATCACGCCGCGCCGCAATGCCGAGGAGCAAGCCTCTCGCCAGGCCGAACGCGCACAAACCGCCAGCCGCCTGATCACCATGGGGGAAATGGCGTCCAGCGTGGCGCACGAGCTCAACCAGCCACTGACCGCCATCAGCAACTATTGCAATGGCATGATCTCGCGCGTGTCCGAGCAGCGCATCAGCACGGACGAACTGCTCGGCGCGCTGGAGAAGACCGCGCGCCAGGCACAACGCGCAGGCCAGATCATTCAGCGCATTCGGGCTTTCGTGAAACGCAGCGAGCCCAACCCGACACTGTCGGACGTGGCCCAGATGGTGAGCAACGCCATCGAACTCGCGGAGATCGAACTGCGCCGCCATCAGGTGCGCCTCTCGCCCTACGTGGCCGCGCGCCTGCCCCCCCTCATCGTGGACCCGATCCTGATCGAGCAGGTGCTGATCAACCTGCTCAAGAACGCGGGCGAAGCCATTGCTCAGGCCGGTCGGGCACCGGGTGAGCGCTACGTGGAGTTGCGTGTCGGGCCGCGGCGGCTGGACGACGAGGACGTGGTCGAGTTCTCGGTGCGCGATTCGGGCAATGGCGTGCCCGACGAAATGATCGAGCGCATCTACGAAGCCTTCTACAGCACCAAGAGCGAAGGCATGGGCATCGGCCTCAAGCTGTGCCGCAGCATCGTCGAGTCGCACCATGGGCGGATGCAAGTTCAGAACATCTACAATGGCGAAGAGGTGGTGGGCTGTTGCTTCAGTTTCTGGATACCGGTCGTCTCGCGGCTGCACATCCAGAACATGTCGAATGAGCCCTCCATGGAGTCGCTGACGGACACTGAAAGAGCGCGATGA